A region of the bacterium genome:
CCGCTACCAGGATGCCCACGATCAATCGCGCCGTGCGTTGTCCCCCAGCCAACGCGTGTACGATCGCACCGAGTCCGCGCATCGCGACCACCTCCCGAGATCCGCACCGTGTCGTTCGCACCGTACCACGCGGCTAGAAAAAGTCAATTAGTTAAGATATTTTTGTTACAATTGACATACGATGCCGCCACCGGGTAGGATGGGACGCGATGGATGATACCCGGAGCCGGATCGTCGAACTCTTGCGCGTCCGCGGCGGCCAGACCGTTCAGGACTTGGCGCGGTCCCTCCATCTGACGCGGACCGCCGTCGTGAGCCACCTAAGCGCGCTGCGCGCCGAAGGGCTTGTCACGCGGGGCGGCCTACGTGCCGGGCGGCGCCGGCCGAGCACGCTGTACGTCGTGACGGACGCCGCCGACTGGGTGTTTCCGAAACGGTACGAGGAATTCGCCGCGGCGCTGCTGGACGGCCTCAAGCGGGACAATCCGAAAACGTTCACCCGCGTGCTCGAGCGCCTGGGCGACGGTTGGGTGGCCCGGGATCTTCCCAGGGTCGGCGGGCTTCACGGGCGGGCGCGGGTCAAGATGGCGCAGCAGATCCTGAGGGAACGGGGCTTTCTGCCCACGCTCGAGTGGAGCGCCGGCGCCTACACGCTTCGCGAGCACAATTGTCCCGTGATGATCCTCGCGGCCGCGCATCCCGACATCTGCGCGGCCGTGCACCGGTGGCTGGAGGCCCTCGTCGGCATGCCGCTGGCGCGCAACCGGTGCATGGCGCAGGGCGCTTCATTCTCCGAATACGTGGCGCGAACGGCGCCGGTCCCCGGGCCCGCGGAATCCTGACCGGCCGTGGCGGCGCACGGTGCGTCGCGCCGGCGGCGCCGCCCGTTCCCGTCAGGCCGTCCGCACCGCGGCGGCGTCCTCGAGGCCCAGTTCGGCAACTGCGATCTCGCGCATCCGGAACTTCTGGATCTTGCCGGTGACCGTCATCGGAAACGTATCCGTGAACTTCCAGTAGCGCGGGATCTTGAAAGTCGCGATCCTCCCGCGGCAGTGCTCGGCCAGCTCGTCGCCGGTCGCGGACGCGCCCTCGCGGAGCCTGACCCAGGCCATCACCTCTTCACCGTACTGCCGGCTGGGCACACCGATCACCTGGACGTCGGCCACGGCGGGGTGCTTGTAGAGGAACTCCTCGACCTCCCGGGGATAGACGTTCTCGCCGCCCCGAATGATCATGTCTTTGATGCGCCCGACGATGTTGAGGTAGCCGTCGTCGTCCATGGTGGCGAGATCGCCGGTGTGCATCCACCGCTGGACGTCGATGGCCTCCCGGGTCGCCGCCTCCTGATTCCAATAACCGAGCATGACGAGATAGCCGCGGGCGCACAATTCGCCCGGGGCGCCGCGCGGTACCACGTGGCCCGTGGCCGGATCCACGATCTTGATCTCCACGTGCGGGTGCACGCGCCCGACGGTGGACACGCGCTTCTCCAGCGGGTCGTCGGTGGCGCTCTGCGTGGACACCGGCGACGTCTCGGTCATGCCGTAGGCGATCGTCACCTCGGCCATGTGCATCTGCGACTGCACCCGGTTCATCACCTCGACCGGGCAGGGAGAGCCGGCCATGATGCCGGTGCGAAGCGTCGACAGGTCGAAGTCGGCAAACCGCGGATGTTCCAGCTCGCCGATGAACATCGTCGGCACGCCGTACAGGGAGGTGCAGCGCTCCGCCTGCACCGTTTCCAGCACGGGCAGCGGGGCGAACGATTCGCCCGGGACGATCATGCAGGCGCCGTGGGTGGTGCAGGCGAGGTTCCCGAGCACCATCCCGAAGCAGTGGTAGAACGGCACCGGGATGCAGACGCGGTCGCGCTCCGTGTACCGCAGCGCCTCGCCGATGAAGAACCCGTTGTTCAGGATATTGTGGTGCGACAGCGTCGCCCCCTTGGGAAACCCCGTCGTCCCCGACGTGTACTGGATATTGATGGGATCGTCGAACTGCAGCGCGGCTTCCGCCTCCGCGAGCCGCGCCGCCGGCACACGGTCCGCATCGCGCAACAGCGTCTCCCACGACTCCTCGAGCACCAGCGCCTCCCGGAGATCGGGGCACCGGGACCGCACGTCCGCCAGCATGCCAACGTAGTCGGACTGCCGGAACGCGCGGGCGAGGAGGAGGACGCTGATCCCGGCCTGCGTAAGCGCGTATTCCAGCTCGGCGGTCTTGTACGCCGGGTTGATGTTGACCAGAATCGCGCCGATCCGCGCCGTGGCGTACTGCACGATCACCCACTCGTACCGGTTCGGCGCCCAGATGCCGACGCGGTCGCCCTTGCGCACGCCGTGGGCGAGCAGGCCGCGTGCGGCGACATCCACCTGGTCCCAGAAGGCGCCGTAGGTGGCGCGATAACCTTGGTGCGGCACGATCAGCGCGTCGCGGCCCGGGTGGCGCTCGACGGTACGCCGGAGGTTCTCGCCGATCGTCTCGCCGAGCAGCGGGGTCGAGCTGGCGCCGTGGGTGTACGAGACCGCCGGCATGCGCGCACCTCCCATGACCGAGCATATCGAGGCGAGAAGCGAAGAGGTTCGGTTCTCGTGGCGGGACGTTCGGTGTTCGGCCGGTGATTCCTGTGCTCTACCACGGAATCCAGGTGCCGCACTGCGGGTACGGGCACGCCGGCAGCGTGACGGGCGCGCCCCAAAGGCCGAGCCACCACGCCGCCCAGCGTTCCCAGATCCACGGGATATGACCGAGGGCGAAGTAAAGCACCAGCAGGCTCACTAGCCCCAGGACCCCGACAAGGACCGATAGCTCCGGACCGACCTGCTCGACCGACGCCATGTCTGCTCCCCCTCAGCCGACGTCCAATCCGATCCACCTCCGACAATAGGCGGTTCCGTCCGGATGCGCATCGGTCGAAGGGCCCACGGGAGGGTTGGGCCGGGCCGTCGAAAATGGCGTGCCGATGCCTGATCGCGAGCGTCCCCGGGGCATCTGGACCCGCCGGCAGCGGGCGGTCACTCTTCTCGCCTGGATCCTCTTCGGAGGACTCGCGTTGTGGCGGGTGTTGCTCGGCCCCTGGCCGTCGTTTCTCTACCGGCTGGCGGGTGTCGCGGTGCTGTATCTCGCCGTGCGGACCGGCCTCGTGCTGCGGGGCGAGATCCCGGCGTGGGCGGAGTACACATTTCTCTTCGTCGATGCGGCGTTCGTCAGCGCGGTGGTGCGCCTTCTCGGCGGGCTGGCCTCGGATTTCTACCTCGCGTACTTCTTCGTGCTCGGCGAGGGGGCCGTCACGCTCGACCTGTGGCTGGTGGTCGCGCTGAGCGGCTGGGTGACCCTGGGGTATGCGCTCGCGACGCGGCCGTCGTCCTTCGACGCGATGTGGGTGGCGGTCTACCGCCTCTTCTTCCTGTTACTCGCGAGCGTCGGCGCGGCCTGGGTGGCCTGGCGGGAGGCGGCGCACGGTCGGGAAATCGCGTACCTCGGCGAGCAGCTTCTGCTTGAGGAAGAGCGCCGCCGGCTGGCCCGCGAGATCCACGACGGCGTGGGCCACATCCTGGCCGCGGGGGCGCAGTCGGTGGAGCTCGTCGAGCGGCTGCTGCCGACGGACCCCCAGCGCGCCGCCGCGCTCCTGCCCGATCTCAAGCGCCTGCTCCGGCAGGGGCTCGACGAGATCCGCCTCCTGGTCCTCGGACTCCGGTCCCCGGGACCGGCGGCGGGAGACGCCGTCGCCGCCGCCAGGCAACACCTCGCCGCGTTGTCCACCCGTACGGACATCACCACCGAGGTGCGCGCCGGTCCGGCGGAGATTCCGCTGTCGCCCGCCTCGGAGTTTGCGTTCCGGCGAATCCTCCAGGAGGCACTGACGAACGTGGTACGCCACGCCCGCGCGGACCACGTGGCAGTGACCCTCGGCCGCTCCGCGGATGCCGTGACCTGCAGCGTCGCAGACAACGGCGTCGGCATCGACGCCGGACGCGACGGCCATTGGGGTGGATTTGGGCTGGAGCACATGCGCGAGCGGGCCGCGGAGCTCGGCGGCACGCTCGACGTCGCCTCGAACCCGTCGGGCGGCACGACCGTGACGTTCTCGCTCCCGCTGCGCGCCGCCGCACGGCCGCGCGAGGGAATGCCGTGAGCGGGGCGCCCCCAAAAATCCGGCTGCTCGTGGCCGATGACGAGAGCGTCCTGCGGCGTGCCCTCACGAGCCTACTCGGCATGGCGCCCGATATCGAGATCGTCGGGGAGGCCGCGGACGGCGACGAGGCGGTGGAACTCGCGGTGGCGCGGCAGGCCGACGTCGTCCTGATGGACATCGGCATGCCGCGTCTCGACGGCATCGCGGCGACGCGCCGGCTCGCCGAGCGGGCGCCCAGCGTGAAGGTCGTGATCCTCACGATCTACACGGACGACGACCGTGTCTTTCGCGCGCTACAGGCGGGGGCCCGGGGCTACCTCCTCAAGGACGCGAGCCCGGAAGAGATCCTCCGGGGGGTGCGCGCCGTCCGGGACGGCGAGGGGATCCTGCACCCCGGCCTCGTCGGCCGGGTGATTCGCGAATTCACCCGCGTCGCGGAGCCGGATCCCGAGCGGGCGCAGCGGTTCTCCGAGCTCACAGCGCGCGAGCGGGAGGTCCTGGACCTGCTCGCGGAGGGACTTCGTAACCACGATATCGCCGCCCGCCTGTCCATCGCGGAAAAGACCGTCAAGCATCACATCAGCAGCATCCTGTCCAAACTGCAGCTCAACCACCGGACGGAGGCCGCGCTGCTGGCGTCGCGGCTGGGTCACGGCCGGCGCGGCGAAGCGCGTTGACCTCCGCCCCCGCCAACAAGATGAACGCCACCATGTACGACCACGTCATGAGGAGGAACGTCAGGCTGAAGGCGTCGCCGAACCGGTTCACGCCGGCAAGGTACCGGATGTAAAGCGGAAACACCAGCGTGATGAGTTGGAGGGCGGTCCCGGCCAGCACGGCGCCCGGCCAGAGGGCGCGAAAGGGTAGCCGCACGTTCGGCACCACCGCGTAGAGCACGAACGGCATCAGCGCGGCGAATACCCAGCCGCCGAGCAGCCCGAGGATCCGTCCCCACCCGGGCATCGGGCCGCGGTGCGCTCCCGCGAGCAGCGCGACATTCGAAGCGGCCACGGACAAGACGAGCAACGCCGAAAACACCAGGATCATGAGGAAGGCGACCAGGCGCTGCTGCACGATCCCACGCGACGGCGCGCCGAAGACCCGGGCGAAGCTCGTTTCGATCGCGGTGAACAGATTCGAGCCGGCCCAGAACAGCGCAAGGAACCCGACCAGGCCGAGGAGCCCCGAGTGGTTCCCGGCGGCGTTGATCACGTCGGCCATCTCGCGGGCGACCTCCGCGGGAAACGCGGCGCGGATCGCGTGCAGGAGGCCCGCCCGCGCGGGGCCGCCCCGGTAGACAAACCCCCCGATCGCCGCGAGCGAGAGTGCCAGGGGA
Encoded here:
- a CDS encoding ArsR family transcriptional regulator; this encodes MDDTRSRIVELLRVRGGQTVQDLARSLHLTRTAVVSHLSALRAEGLVTRGGLRAGRRRPSTLYVVTDAADWVFPKRYEEFAAALLDGLKRDNPKTFTRVLERLGDGWVARDLPRVGGLHGRARVKMAQQILRERGFLPTLEWSAGAYTLREHNCPVMILAAAHPDICAAVHRWLEALVGMPLARNRCMAQGASFSEYVARTAPVPGPAES
- a CDS encoding AMP-binding protein, translated to MPAVSYTHGASSTPLLGETIGENLRRTVERHPGRDALIVPHQGYRATYGAFWDQVDVAARGLLAHGVRKGDRVGIWAPNRYEWVIVQYATARIGAILVNINPAYKTAELEYALTQAGISVLLLARAFRQSDYVGMLADVRSRCPDLREALVLEESWETLLRDADRVPAARLAEAEAALQFDDPINIQYTSGTTGFPKGATLSHHNILNNGFFIGEALRYTERDRVCIPVPFYHCFGMVLGNLACTTHGACMIVPGESFAPLPVLETVQAERCTSLYGVPTMFIGELEHPRFADFDLSTLRTGIMAGSPCPVEVMNRVQSQMHMAEVTIAYGMTETSPVSTQSATDDPLEKRVSTVGRVHPHVEIKIVDPATGHVVPRGAPGELCARGYLVMLGYWNQEAATREAIDVQRWMHTGDLATMDDDGYLNIVGRIKDMIIRGGENVYPREVEEFLYKHPAVADVQVIGVPSRQYGEEVMAWVRLREGASATGDELAEHCRGRIATFKIPRYWKFTDTFPMTVTGKIQKFRMREIAVAELGLEDAAAVRTA
- a CDS encoding sensor histidine kinase, with product MPDRERPRGIWTRRQRAVTLLAWILFGGLALWRVLLGPWPSFLYRLAGVAVLYLAVRTGLVLRGEIPAWAEYTFLFVDAAFVSAVVRLLGGLASDFYLAYFFVLGEGAVTLDLWLVVALSGWVTLGYALATRPSSFDAMWVAVYRLFFLLLASVGAAWVAWREAAHGREIAYLGEQLLLEEERRRLAREIHDGVGHILAAGAQSVELVERLLPTDPQRAAALLPDLKRLLRQGLDEIRLLVLGLRSPGPAAGDAVAAARQHLAALSTRTDITTEVRAGPAEIPLSPASEFAFRRILQEALTNVVRHARADHVAVTLGRSADAVTCSVADNGVGIDAGRDGHWGGFGLEHMRERAAELGGTLDVASNPSGGTTVTFSLPLRAAARPREGMP
- a CDS encoding response regulator transcription factor, whose product is MSGAPPKIRLLVADDESVLRRALTSLLGMAPDIEIVGEAADGDEAVELAVARQADVVLMDIGMPRLDGIAATRRLAERAPSVKVVILTIYTDDDRVFRALQAGARGYLLKDASPEEILRGVRAVRDGEGILHPGLVGRVIREFTRVAEPDPERAQRFSELTAREREVLDLLAEGLRNHDIAARLSIAEKTVKHHISSILSKLQLNHRTEAALLASRLGHGRRGEAR
- a CDS encoding YihY/virulence factor BrkB family protein, with the translated sequence MNLANARAVRWAGRFLERLTQHQLAEQATIIAFNIIYAMFPLALSLAAIGGFVYRGGPARAGLLHAIRAAFPAEVAREMADVINAAGNHSGLLGLVGFLALFWAGSNLFTAIETSFARVFGAPSRGIVQQRLVAFLMILVFSALLVLSVAASNVALLAGAHRGPMPGWGRILGLLGGWVFAALMPFVLYAVVPNVRLPFRALWPGAVLAGTALQLITLVFPLYIRYLAGVNRFGDAFSLTFLLMTWSYMVAFILLAGAEVNALRRAGRDPAATPAARPPSGG